A single Trachemys scripta elegans isolate TJP31775 chromosome 20, CAS_Tse_1.0, whole genome shotgun sequence DNA region contains:
- the LOC117868239 gene encoding methyltransferase-like protein 24 (The sequence of the model RefSeq protein was modified relative to this genomic sequence to represent the inferred CDS: added 56 bases not found in genome assembly) — protein sequence MPTASLKLQQERCLVYTFSMVKRGFEFSQRMSEMQCQVHSFGLTPYKQTGLWQKGQVQHHALWLDWHERRPVTSSQRRRSPSKRLHQIMQDFGHKKIDVLEADLASAEWKILESILVDGTVAAVHQLILAIHLHWPGFEVSGSEAAVVRYWYSLLKALEARGFRLFHSFKDLQKPQLFLHKELFNASSSYTLSWVNTYWMY from the exons CATGGTCAAAAGGGGCTTTGAGTTCAGCCAGCGGATGAGCGAAATGCAGTGCCAGGTGCACAGCTTTGGCCTGACCCCCTACAAGCAGACAGGCCTCTGGCAGAAAGGACAGGTGCAGCACCATGCGCTGTGGCTGGACTGGCACGAGCGACGCCCGGTCACCTCCTCGCAGAGACGGAGGAGCCCTTCCAAGAGGCTACATCAGATCATGCAGGACTTCGGCCACAAGAAG ATCGACGTGTTGGAGGCGGACTTGGCCAGCGCCGAGTGGAAAATTTTGGAGAGTATCCTTGTGGATGGCACCGTGGCCGCAGTGCACCAGCTGATTCTCGCCATCCACCTCCACTGGCCCGGctttgaggtcagtgggagcgaGGCAGCCGTGGTGCGGTACTGGTACAGCCTGCTGAAGGCACTAGAGGCCAGAGGGTTTCGGCTGTTCCATAGCTTCAAGGACCTGCAGAAGCCGCAGCTCTTCCTGCACAAAGAACTCTTCAATGCCAGCAGCTCCTACACCCTGAGCTGGGTCAACACGTATTGGATGTACTGA